The DNA region AACCGATCGCGGCTGCCGCAGCGACGAGCAGGCACACGGCCAGCGTGAGCGCGGCGGCGGGCGATACGAACGCGATGAACCCGACGGCCCCGACAGCGACCAGAGCGGCGACCCCGAGCGGCTGCACCACCCGCAGCGGCAGGTTCTGCAGGTTCTCGACGTCGTCGACGAGAGCTGCGAGCACCTGTCCGCGATCCGTCGCGCCGAGTCCCGCTGGCGACAGCGGGATGAGTCGGCGCACCATGTCGGCGCGGGTCGAGGCAAGCTGACGCAGCGCGGCATCGTGTCCGCTCAGGCGCTCCAGATAGCGGGTGACCGCGCGCGAGACGGCGAAGAAGCGCACACCGACGACGGCGATGGACAGCGGCACCAGCGAGTCGACGATCGATGCGCTCACGATCAGCCACCCGCTGACGGCGAGCAGGCTCACGGCGGCGGCGGCCGAGAGCAGACCCCAGATCAGACCCGGCACGAAGCGGCCGAGCGGCGGTTGCGCGAGTCGCAGGATGGCGCCGACCCGGTGACCGCGGGAATGCACTGTGTCGGTTGTGCGGGGTGCAGTCATGCGTTCACCCCCAGCTCCACGATCTGATCCGCGATCTCCCGTGCGGTCCGACGGTGGGAGACGAGGAGGATCGTCGCACCGGCATCCGCCTTCTCGCGCAGCGATCGCCACAGCCGGTCCTCGGTCTCGGGGTCGAGTGCACTCGACGGCTCATCGAGTGCGAGCACGCGTCCGGACGCCGATGCCTGGCGATACAGGGCTCGAGCGACAGCCACTCGCTGCGCCTGCCCACCCGACAGCCCCGCTCCCTGCACGCCGAGCTCCAGCGCGGGGTCGATGCCCTCGGCGCAGGCATCGTCGAGCGCATCGCGCACCCGGTCGGCGTCCGGCTCAGGATCACCGAGGGTGACGTTCGCCGCCACGGTCCCGCGCGTGAGGCCAGGTGCCTGTCCCGCCCAGGCGAGCCACACCGACGGCGCGATCCCCCTCACGTCCGCGCCGCCGTAGGACGCTGTCCCCTCGAACTCGACCGCGCCCCGGAGCGCGGCCAGCAGCGACGACTTCCCCGACCCGCTCGGCCCTTCGAGGACCGTGATGGTCCCCGGCCCGGCAGCGAACGACACGGGCGGCAGGTCGCGCACCCGCAGACCCTCGACCACGAGGTTTCCGCCCTTCGCCGGTTCCCCCTGCATGACCGATTCCCGGATGCCGGGGGCTTCGACGGCGATTCCTCCGGCATCCGTCGAAAGCTCCTGCAGCCGTGCGCGCTCCCCCGCCGCATCCAGCACCTCGAACACGTCCTCCGTTGCCGCAACCCCTTCGGCGGCAGCGTGGAACTGCACCCCCACCTGCCGGATGGGCAGGAACGCCTCGGGAGCGAGCAGCAGCACGAACAGCCCGACCTCGAGAGTCAGATCACCCGACAGCAGCCGGAACCCGACCGACACCGCGATCAGGGCCACCGCGATCGAGGCCAGCAGCTCCATCGCGAAGCCGGACAGGAACGAGAACCGCAGCACCTTCATGGTCTCGCGGCGGTACTCGTCCGCGGTGACCTCGATGCGGTCGACAGCGCGACGATCGCGCCCGAACAGTCGCAGCGTCGACAGCCCCTGCACCGTGTCGGCGAAGCGTGCCGCGAGGCGCTGCAGCGTCTGCCACTGCCGCGTCTGGACGGTGCGGGTCGCCATGCCGATCAGGATGAGGAACAGCGGGATCAGCGGCAGCGTGATCACCGCGGTGAGTCCGCTCGGCCAGTCCTGCCACCACATGACCGCGACGAGCACCGGCGTCGCGATCACGGTCAGCACGAGCTGCGGGATGTAACGCGCGAAGTAGGCGTCGAGCGCTTCGAGTCCGTGGCCCGCGGTCACCGCGAGCGCGGTCTGGTTGCGTTGCGCGAGCCACCCTGGCCCGAGTTTCCCGACCGCAGCCACGAGCGCCGTGCGCAGCTGCATCCCCGTCTTGGCGGCCGCCCGTGTCCCCGCCGCATCAGAGGCCGCGATGAGCAGGCCTCGCAGCAGAGCCGTGAGCAGCAGCCAGAGCAGCGACGAGGTGACGTCCCGCCCCGCGAGCGCCCCCGTGATCGCTTCGGTCAACAGCCACGCGAAGGCGATCGTGACCGCGGTCTGGACGACGCCGATCAACGCGGATGCCGCGAGGAAACCCCTCGCGGCACCCGCGTATCTCAGCAGTCTCGGATCGACGGGTTTCACGCGTGTGCCGGAGCCCCCTCGATCGACTTCCGGGTGACCCGCTTGCGGAAGACCCAGTAGGTCCACGCCTGGTATGCGAGCACGAGCGGCATCGCGATCAAGGCCGTCCAGCTCATGATCTGCAGTGTGTACGGGGTGCTCGACGCGTTGGCGATCGTGAGGCTGTACGCCGGGTCGATCGTCGACGGCATCACGTACGGGAACAGCGCGGAGAAGAGCATGACCACGGCGAACAGCACCGTGAGCATCCCGGAGAAGAACGCCCACCCGTCGCGACGGACCATGGAGAGCCCGACAGCCGCGATCAGACTGACCGCCGCGAGCGCGCCGGCGCCGATGACCAGCCAGAGCAGCGGAGCCTCACGGCCCATCGCGATCGCGACCGTCCAGATCACCGTCGCGGCTGCGACGAGGATCGTCGGGATGGCGGCCTTCTTCGCGAGCTTCTGCGCGTCCTCGTGCACCTGACCATCGGTCTTGAGCGCCACGAACAGCACGCCGTGCAGGAAGAAGAGCAGCAGCGTGGTGACGC from Microbacterium sp. SY138 includes:
- the cydD gene encoding thiol reductant ABC exporter subunit CydD, encoding MKPVDPRLLRYAGAARGFLAASALIGVVQTAVTIAFAWLLTEAITGALAGRDVTSSLLWLLLTALLRGLLIAASDAAGTRAAAKTGMQLRTALVAAVGKLGPGWLAQRNQTALAVTAGHGLEALDAYFARYIPQLVLTVIATPVLVAVMWWQDWPSGLTAVITLPLIPLFLILIGMATRTVQTRQWQTLQRLAARFADTVQGLSTLRLFGRDRRAVDRIEVTADEYRRETMKVLRFSFLSGFAMELLASIAVALIAVSVGFRLLSGDLTLEVGLFVLLLAPEAFLPIRQVGVQFHAAAEGVAATEDVFEVLDAAGERARLQELSTDAGGIAVEAPGIRESVMQGEPAKGGNLVVEGLRVRDLPPVSFAAGPGTITVLEGPSGSGKSSLLAALRGAVEFEGTASYGGADVRGIAPSVWLAWAGQAPGLTRGTVAANVTLGDPEPDADRVRDALDDACAEGIDPALELGVQGAGLSGGQAQRVAVARALYRQASASGRVLALDEPSSALDPETEDRLWRSLREKADAGATILLVSHRRTAREIADQIVELGVNA
- the cydB gene encoding cytochrome d ubiquinol oxidase subunit II, with product MDLATLWFFIVAFFFVGYFVLDGFDFGVGMSLPFLGKNDVSRRQVINTIGPVWDLNETWVIVAGAVLFASFPEWYATLFSGFYLPLLLILLALILRGVSFEYRHQRDSAKWKAGFDRMIVIGSVVPALLWGVAFGNIVQGVAIDENHIYVGGFFALLNPYALLVGVTTLLLFFLHGVLFVALKTDGQVHEDAQKLAKKAAIPTILVAAATVIWTVAIAMGREAPLLWLVIGAGALAAVSLIAAVGLSMVRRDGWAFFSGMLTVLFAVVMLFSALFPYVMPSTIDPAYSLTIANASSTPYTLQIMSWTALIAMPLVLAYQAWTYWVFRKRVTRKSIEGAPAHA